The stretch of DNA GATTGATACTAAAGAGCTGAATCAGGCGGTGAATCCAAATGCAGCTCAAGCATTAACTGGAAAAGTGGCTGGTTTACAGATTAATACAACCAGTAACTCTGTTAATAGTCAGGCAACAGTAACGATCAGAGGACCGAGATCTATTTCAGGTAATAATGAAGCTCTTGTTGTTATTGATGGTGCGATATCTACTTTAGGTATTTTTCAACAATTACCTCCTGAGGTCGTTGAAAGTGTAAACGTTATTAAAGGTCAGCAGGGTTCAGCTTTGTATGGAGAAAGGGGTAGTAACGGGGTTATTGTAGTTACTACTAAAAAAGGAACTAAATCTGAAAAGATACAATTTACTTTAACATCTTCTGTAGATGTTTCTTCTATTTATAAAACACCTATTCGTCAGCAGCTCTATGGGCAAGGATGGACAGGTGAGCCTACTGAGTTTAGTAATGTAGAGTATGGTGGAGCAAACTGGGTACCTTATGAAAACGGTAGCTGGGGTCCGGCTTACAATAATCCTCAGATAGGAGGACAGTTGTTAATAGCAGGTATGCCACAGGCTGATGGAAGTCTTATATATAGCCCTTATGCGGCCAGAAAGAATAATGCGGATAAGTTTTTTAGAAATGGGGTACTGATGCAAAATGGTATTTCTGTTAATGCTGGAGGGGTGGATTCTTACTCTTTTTTATCTTTTAACAGGGTGGAGAATGACTTCATGATCCCGGGAGATAAGCTTAAAAGAAATACATTTTTCTATAAAGGTGGTAAACAATTAGGAAAACTGAGAATTGATGCTACTTTTAATCTTATTGATCAAAATACTTCTCAGACGGGAGGTAACCTTTTTGGACAACTTATTCAAACTCCTACTAATATCGATGTTAGAAGATATGAAGCAGGAGGAATGGATGGGCATTGGACAGCGTTTTCCTATAGCCCATATTGGTTGAGAGACCATTTACGTAATGATAATAATACGACTACCTTTAATGGTATTGTGTCTTTAGGATATGAATTTAATAAGAATATCAGTTTGACGTATACAGGTAACATGTCAACGATATCAAGTATCACTGAGACCCATACTGATGCGTACAATGCGAGCAATGTAAGACCATATACTAATACAGGGACTCCTTATGATGGTACTAATTTCTTGGAATATGGATCTGCTGCTATTCCGTCAGCTTACAAGAAATCTGTAACTAAAGTATGGAGATATTATGGAGATTTAATGTTGAATTTTAATTATGATTTGACGGATGATTTGAATTTCAAACTTAACCTAGGGAATAATATGCAAGATACAAAAGAAGACTATGCAGAGGTTGGGGGAACTAATTTACAGATTCCAGGTTGGTACAATATTCAGAATGTCCTTAATTCCACACCGTGGTATGATCTTGAAAATGGAATGCTGAGAAAGAGGAGTGTAGCATGGTTTTCGAACTTAGATTTAGGATATAAAGATTACCTTTTCTTGAATGCGACACTAAGATACGAACAGTCATCCGTTCTTAGTATTCGTGAAACACCATTAGTGGGACAAAGTCCTAAACCAATGAGAAATGAAGGGTATCCTTATTACTCGGTTGGAGCGTCGTTCATTCCTACAAAACTATTTAAAAACTTAACTAATGGAAATGTTCTTACCTATGCAAAAGTAAGTGGAGGATATACCAGAACAGGTAACTCCATACTGGATGCATATGCTGTAGATGAAGTAGGTGCTTTTCCTACAGGATTTCCTTTTGGGACACTTTCTTCGTACATTATCAATACGACGCCTGTATCCCAGGATATCAAGCCTGAATTTAACAATACTGTAGAAGCTAACTTAAGTTTAGGGTTCTTTAAAGATAGAATTACTTTTGACGGTTCAGTGTATCAGACTAAGACTGATGGGTTGATTACAAACAGCGGGGTATCTAATGCTACAGGATTCAGTAATGTTTTGGATAATGCAGGATCAATGAGAAACAGAGGCTTTGAATTGGAATTAGGATTAACACCATTTAAGTCGAAAGATTTTGAATGGAATTTGAAGGGGTCTTATGCGCAATACAGATCTGTAGTGACAAGCTTAGAGAATGGGGCTATATCTGTACCTAGAGGAGCTTCGGGACAAGGAATACCGGCAGGGTTTTATGCTGTTTTAGGTGGAAGTGCAAATACAATTATGGGGACGGCTTATCAGAGAGATCCTGAAGGAAGAATTATTGTGGATGATCTGGGAATTCCTGTTGTAAGTAGCCAGTATAAAGTATTAGGTAAATTAGATCCTGATTATATCTTGACATTTAGTACATCAATTAGATTAAAAGGCTTTACATTAAGCGCAGTGGCAGATTATAGAACAGGAAATAGTTTTGTATCTGAAGCTAAAAATTTAATGTCATATGTGGGTACTTTAGAGAAGCAGGCTGATTTTGATCGTTCGAAAGGGTATATTATTCCAAATTCCGTTCAGAATACAGGAACTGCAGCAAACCCGGTTTATGTTGTTAACACAACAACTGTGGGTGATGATCCGAGCTATGCTGGTACTGTAAACTACTTTACAACCAATTATGGAGATGATATTGCTGAAGAATTTGTAATTGACGGTACGGCATTGAAAATTAGAGAAATTGCTTTAAATTATTCCATTCCAAAATCAGTGCTTTCTAATACTTTCATCAATAGTATGAGTATCGGAGTTTATGCCAGAAATCCTTTTGTAGTCTATGCAAAAGATAACAGGAATTTTGGTGATCCGGAAATGCAGACTGGAGCAAGCTTAGCGGTCGCCAGATATCCAACGGCTAGAAATTTTGGTTTTAATTTTAATATAACTTTCTAAAATTTAAAAAATGAATAAAATTAAATATATAATCTCGTCACTTATTGTGACAATATCATTAACGTCTTGTAATAATTATCTGGATATTAATGAGAATCCCAATGATATCCATGCAGAAAATATAACGCCGGAATTATTATTTCCTGGAGCGGTTGCACAATCTTACAGAGCTCAGGCAGGAGATATGATGCAATTTGGAAACTTAATGATGAATTCTTGGGCTGGAGATGTATATCATTATGGTGGTTTATATCCTAACGAATTTTCTTTGTCTGCAGTCAATAGCCAGTTTTATGATGGGATTTGGGATAATATCTATCAGAATGTTAATAATTTTGTTGTGATTGAAAAATATCCCAATGCAAACCATGTACAGGATAAATATGTTGCTATGGCCAAAATTATGAAAGCATTTTATATGCAATATATTGTTGATTTATATGGAAATGCTCCTTATTCTGAAGCGTTCAAA from Chryseobacterium piperi encodes:
- a CDS encoding SusC/RagA family TonB-linked outer membrane protein → MKKLTTSVLAIVLTSSFVFVNAQSTQGDTLRTQDIREVVVTGALGLKKRQDAIVTSNKVIDTKELNQAVNPNAAQALTGKVAGLQINTTSNSVNSQATVTIRGPRSISGNNEALVVIDGAISTLGIFQQLPPEVVESVNVIKGQQGSALYGERGSNGVIVVTTKKGTKSEKIQFTLTSSVDVSSIYKTPIRQQLYGQGWTGEPTEFSNVEYGGANWVPYENGSWGPAYNNPQIGGQLLIAGMPQADGSLIYSPYAARKNNADKFFRNGVLMQNGISVNAGGVDSYSFLSFNRVENDFMIPGDKLKRNTFFYKGGKQLGKLRIDATFNLIDQNTSQTGGNLFGQLIQTPTNIDVRRYEAGGMDGHWTAFSYSPYWLRDHLRNDNNTTTFNGIVSLGYEFNKNISLTYTGNMSTISSITETHTDAYNASNVRPYTNTGTPYDGTNFLEYGSAAIPSAYKKSVTKVWRYYGDLMLNFNYDLTDDLNFKLNLGNNMQDTKEDYAEVGGTNLQIPGWYNIQNVLNSTPWYDLENGMLRKRSVAWFSNLDLGYKDYLFLNATLRYEQSSVLSIRETPLVGQSPKPMRNEGYPYYSVGASFIPTKLFKNLTNGNVLTYAKVSGGYTRTGNSILDAYAVDEVGAFPTGFPFGTLSSYIINTTPVSQDIKPEFNNTVEANLSLGFFKDRITFDGSVYQTKTDGLITNSGVSNATGFSNVLDNAGSMRNRGFELELGLTPFKSKDFEWNLKGSYAQYRSVVTSLENGAISVPRGASGQGIPAGFYAVLGGSANTIMGTAYQRDPEGRIIVDDLGIPVVSSQYKVLGKLDPDYILTFSTSIRLKGFTLSAVADYRTGNSFVSEAKNLMSYVGTLEKQADFDRSKGYIIPNSVQNTGTAANPVYVVNTTTVGDDPSYAGTVNYFTTNYGDDIAEEFVIDGTALKIREIALNYSIPKSVLSNTFINSMSIGVYARNPFVVYAKDNRNFGDPEMQTGASLAVARYPTARNFGFNFNITF